The following are encoded together in the Juglans microcarpa x Juglans regia isolate MS1-56 chromosome 2D, Jm3101_v1.0, whole genome shotgun sequence genome:
- the LOC121248851 gene encoding prostatic spermine-binding protein-like, translating to MEAKHGSVVATLGFGALMCAGEALGTLLLSALVKTLLSATLQDPNIKGDQCTQYQDNLVDADGDDGNEDDEEDDNDGDGGFEEGEDELSSEDGGEYGGNPNNNKSNSKKGPDGGGAGGAEENGEDGEDDEDDGDDQDEDEDDDEDDDEDDDGGEEEEDDGVEGEEENEEEEDEDEEALQPPKKRKK from the exons ATGGAGGCGAAGCATGGTTCAGTGGTAGCTACACTTGGTTTTGGTGCGCTAATGTGCGCCGGGGAGGCTTTAGGGACCTTGCTGCTCTCGGCTCTGGTGAAAACCCTGCTTTCCGCAACG CTTCAGGATCCTAACATCAAAGGAGATCAATGTACCCAATACCAAGACAATCTGGTTGATGCTGATGGAGATGATGGCAATGAAGATGACGAGGAAGATGATAATGATGGTGACGGTGGGTTTGAAGAAGGCGAAGACGAGCTGTCGTCTGAAGATGGAGGAGAATATGGTGGCAACCCCAACAACAATAAGAGTAACTCAAAGAAAGGTCCagatggtggtggtgcaggTGGAGCAGAGGAAAACGGAGAAGATGGAGAGGATGATGAAGACGACGGTGATGACcaggatgaagatgaagacgatgatgaagatgacgacgaggatgatgatggtggtgaagaggaagaggatgacGGGgtagagggagaagaagaaaatgaggaagagGAGGACGAAGATGAGGAAGCACTCCAGCCCccaaagaagaggaagaagtga
- the LOC121248853 gene encoding UBP1-associated protein 2B-like: protein MATTPKTKKRRLVKKSKKDDLQQEVDTTCTSNKKPKTEKPRKPQPQPPPQQQPLNTDSGSDSDSDSDSLPKLLELFSKGQLIDLISSTALQHPSLSHLVRQVADRDVSHRKIFVHGLGWDTTRQTLLSAFEPFGEIEDCTLVTDKVSGKAKGYAFVLFKTRKSAQEALKNPTKKIGNRLASWQLASVGPGAPLQSQDVAARRIYVNNVPADTDAEILRQFFAKFGEIEAGPFGFDQTTGRSRGFALFVYKSETGAKKVLEEPFRTFQGHRLHCQKATDGKSKNLVQGHVAAQPPVQAQRPPVLAAAQNSALFGQHPNLNPLYSGFVPSPETGFLAPAGVLNPALVAGALNPSVIPTTQFGGNQSFLGVHGGSGVGLQHLYPNMQVGQPSAGRNQGGGGSISGYPSYM from the exons ATGGCGACGACACCCAAAACCAAAAAGCGAAGGCTTGTAAAAAAATCCAAGAAGGACGATCTACAACAAGAAGTCGATACCACCTGCACCTCCaacaaaaaacccaaaaccGAAAAGCCCCGGAAACCCCAACCCCAGCCACCACCACAACAACAACCCCTAAACACTGATTCCGgatccgattccgactccgactccgactccctCCCCAAACTCCTGGAGCTCTTCTCCAAAGGCCAGCTTATCGACCTCATCTCCAGCACCGCTCTTCAGCACCCCTCCCTCTCCCACCTTGTTCGCCAGGTGGCCGACCGCGACGTCTCTCACCGCAAGATCTTCGTACATGGCCTCGGCTGGGACACCACTCGCCAGACACTACTCTCTGCCTTTGAGCCCTTTGGAGAGATAGAGGACTGCACCCTCGTCACAGACAAGGTCAGTGGAAAAGCCAAGGGATACGCCTTTGTCTTGTTCAAGACCCGGAAGAGCGCCCAAGAGGCTCTCAAGAACCCTACGAAGAAGATCGGCAACCGACTCGCCTCGTGGCAGCTGGCTTCCGTGGGCCCTGGGGCACCATTGCAGTCCCAGGACGTTGCGGCGCGAAGGATTTACGTGAACAACGTGCCAGCCGATACCGACGCCGAGATATTGAGACAATTCTTCGCAAAATTCGGGGAGATCGAGGCGGGTCCATTTGGGTTCGATCAGACCACCGGAAGATCCAGAGGCTTTGCGTTGTTCGTGTATAAGAGCGAGACCGGTGCCAAGAAGGTTCTGGAAGAGCCGTTTAGAACATTTCAGGGGCACCGATTGCATTGCCAGAAGGCAACCGATGGGAAGAGCAAGAATCTGGTGCAGGGGCATGTGGCGGCACAACCACCGGTACAAGCGCAGCGACCACCGGTTTTGGCAGCGGCGCAGAATTCGGCACTGTTTGGGCAGCACCCGAACCTGAACCCGTTGTACAGCGGGTTCGTTCCGAGTCCAGAAACCGGGTTCTTGGCACCTGCAGGGGTGTTGAACCCGGCATTGGTGGCCGGTGCATTGAACCCGAGCGTGATCCCGACCACCCAGTTCGGGGGAAATCAGTCTTTCCTCGGGGTTCACGGCGGGTCAGGTGTGGGTCTGCAGCACTTGTATCCAAACATGCAGGTGGGACAGCCGAGTGCCGGTAGGAATCAGGGCGGTGGTGGCTCTATCAGTGGGTACCCTTCATATATGTG A
- the LOC121250428 gene encoding uncharacterized protein LOC121250428 produces the protein MADRSDSSPLMSPPPMAKPSDIDLEAGPGEQIQCRICLETDGRDFIAPCKCKGTSKYVHRECLDHWRAVREGFAFSHCTTCKAPYHLRVHVAADRKWRTLKFRFFVTRDIIFIFLSVQLVIASLTYLVYLIDGYQQFWLRLAWGFDSELSFYYICGALLFFALLGLSGCFITCYDRRVRNDLAQPCRELCLCCCHPGLCADCHLPGTLCMWTDCTTCSESCAGMISECGCLGGAGEAGVPLLFIMVLIVLGLFTVIGIFYSVLVATMVGQRIWQRHYHILAKRMLTKEYVVEDIDGEMTGSDWSPPPLPPEHVQQLKTLGLL, from the exons ATGGCGGATCGCTCGGACTCTTCGCCTCTCATGTCTCCGCCGCCGATGGCCAAGCCCAGCGATATCGACCTCGAGGCGGGCCCCGGCGAACAAATTCAATGCAGAATTTGCCTCGAAACTGATG GTAGGGATTTTATAGCTCCTTGCAAGTGCAAAGGGACATCAAAATATGTACACCGGGAATGTTTGGATCATTGGCGAGCTGTAAGG GAAGGGTTTGCTTTTTCTCATTGCACAACCTGCAAGGCCCCTTACCATTTGAGAGTTCATGTTGCCGCTGATAGGAAATGGCGAACCTTGAAGTTTCGGTTCTTTGTGACTagagatataatatttatatttctgtCTGTGCAGCTT GTGATTGCTTCACTCACGTATTTGGTATATTTGATAGATGGTTACCAGCAGTTCTGGCTTCGTCTTGCTTGGGGTTTCGATAGTGAGCTTAGTTTCTATTACATTTGTG GTGCTCTATTGTTTTTTGCACTGCTTGGGCTGTCTGGGTGCTTTATAACTTGCTATGATCGAAGGGTTCGCAATGATTTGGCTCAGCCTTGTCGAGAATTATGTCTTTGTTGCTGTCATCCAGG ACTGTGTGCAGACTGTCACTTACCTGGTACTCTCTGTATGTGGACTGACTGCACTACATGCTCCGAAAGTTGCGCTGGGATGATAAGTGAATGTGGTTGCTTAGGAGGTGCTGGTGAAGCAGGGGTACCGTTGTTATTTATAATGGTTTTGATTGTTCTGGGACTTTTTACTGTGATTGGAATATTCTACAGTGTTTTGGTGGCCACAATGGTAGGGCAACGAATTTGGCAGCGGCATTATCACATACTAGCGAAGAGGATGCTAACAAAG GAATATGTGGTTGAGGACATTGACGGTGAGATGACAGGATCTGATTGGTCTCCCCCGCCCCTCCCGCCGGAGCATGTTCAGCAGCTGAAAACACTCGGTCTCTTATGA
- the LOC121248061 gene encoding uncharacterized protein LOC121248061 produces the protein MSDIAMLVAEEYERRVKNARQAGGAESGFEIDMSSCASVLARSLKMKIAGLGKLELLDWVREPRTQISLAASTGFFSA, from the coding sequence ATGTCGGATATAGCTATGTTGGTGGCGGAGGAGTATGAGAGGAGGGTGAAGAATGCAAGGCAAGCTGGTGGTGCTGAAAGTGGGTTTGAGATTGACATGTCTTCTTGTGCTTCTGTCTTGGCTCGGAGCCTCAAGATGAAGATTGCTGGACTGGGGAAATTGGAGCTTCTTGACTGGGTTCGGGAGCCCAGAACCCAGATTAGTCTTGCTGCTTCTACTGGTTTCTTCTCTGCTtaa